One Natronomonas moolapensis 8.8.11 genomic region harbors:
- a CDS encoding sulfite exporter TauE/SafE family protein gives MSVPLPPETVLVVVAVVVAAGAVNGIAGFGFAVVGTMALASVFAPAAAVVFMIVPILVVNLSLLAELSAEDLRSCGRRFAPLVLAATVGTVVGMAVLDRLPEAPLRIGLGVVTLAFVASAQRFLEIPGLERARAGCFVESTPAMAGVGAASGLLFGATNVGVQLVAYVRSCGLRHGLFVGVIALVFVGINGLRVGAAAALGLYPDAAVAVGSALAALPALVGVAVGKRLRGRLTERARRAVVLGLLSVVGVRLLAGGLGVL, from the coding sequence GTGTCAGTCCCACTCCCGCCGGAGACCGTCCTCGTGGTCGTCGCCGTCGTCGTCGCCGCCGGCGCGGTCAACGGGATCGCCGGCTTCGGATTCGCCGTCGTCGGGACGATGGCGCTCGCGTCCGTGTTCGCTCCCGCGGCCGCGGTCGTGTTCATGATCGTCCCGATCCTCGTGGTGAACCTCTCGTTGCTCGCCGAGCTCTCCGCCGAGGATCTACGGAGTTGTGGGCGGCGATTCGCGCCGTTGGTGCTCGCGGCGACTGTCGGGACGGTCGTCGGGATGGCCGTCCTCGATCGGCTGCCCGAGGCGCCGCTCCGAATCGGCCTCGGGGTCGTCACCCTCGCGTTCGTCGCCTCGGCCCAGCGGTTCCTCGAGATCCCCGGCCTCGAACGAGCGAGGGCGGGCTGTTTCGTCGAGTCGACGCCCGCGATGGCCGGCGTCGGGGCGGCCTCGGGGCTGCTGTTCGGCGCGACGAACGTGGGCGTCCAACTCGTCGCGTACGTCCGAAGCTGTGGTCTCCGGCACGGCCTCTTCGTCGGCGTCATCGCCTTGGTGTTCGTCGGGATCAACGGGCTTCGCGTCGGCGCGGCGGCCGCGCTGGGGCTCTACCCGGACGCGGCCGTCGCCGTCGGGTCGGCGCTGGCCGCCCTCCCGGCGCTCGTCGGCGTCGCCGTCGGAAAACGGCTCCGCGGGCGGCTCACCGAGCGGGCCAGGCGGGCCGTGGTGTTGGGCCTTCTGAGCGTCGTCGGCGTTCGGCTGCTGGCCGGTGGACTCGGCGTGCTCTAG
- a CDS encoding PAS domain S-box protein gives MAPEIRVLQVDDDDVFRERSAAALEDAGLDVVAATDATAGLERLDAGIDCVVTEYDLPGHDGLGFFHAVRDRHPDLPVVLLTGRGDEAVASEAIGAGVADYLRKGAVEGRFEALVDSIDGAIAERREAAGMGESERMLSTLVSNLPGIAYRCRNAEPWPMEYLGGNVEEITGYAASDFLEGDIQWAELIDRPDNETLWADVQAALDAGDPFEVTYRIVDASGERRWLREQGRRVERSGSDDDRATIEGFISEVTAERQRERAIAEYDRLVDAVGDPVYTTDPEGRFTTVNARMEERLGYDADELVGEHVSTVLEPEDIDRGADVVRRLLDDDERSSTTYDIAIRAADGERLELENHTVLLTVDGEFYGTVGVLRDTTNRPTARLRRLHDATRELIAETDPTRIAELTTRAARDVLDIPASSVRLVEGDTLELVADVTDTEFTDADGGERVCLSGQGSRSIDGTVPGRVFDGSERYVVSGEDPEGWLADAPFDSGACLPLGDHGVFAVGARESDAFEETDIQLATVLAANAEAALDRARKGAELRRERDDFAALFENIPDPTAEVVMRDTEPIVKRVNPAFETTFGHRTADIAGENLDDYVVPDGAEADVEAHNRRLQRGLSLHDEVRRVTVDGIRDFIIHIVPHDVDEETARGYAIYTDITDRKRRERELERQNERLDEFASVVSHDLRNPLGVARGHLELARAAEGEERTAHFDSIEDAHERMGDLIQRLLAFARQGEPATTPAEVSLDSAARDAWETVETGSLSLVVDGNTEVTADPDRLRQLLENLFRNSVEHGSTDRRVHAGDAAEHTDTATEIAVGPLDEGFYVADDGPGIPETERKAVLDSGYSGGDGTGFGLSIVETIADAHEWDLDIVDSEGGGARFDFRAGGESGRQ, from the coding sequence GTGGCCCCCGAGATCCGTGTTCTGCAGGTCGACGACGACGACGTCTTCCGTGAGCGTTCGGCGGCGGCCCTCGAAGACGCCGGGCTCGATGTCGTCGCTGCCACCGACGCGACGGCCGGACTCGAGCGTCTCGACGCCGGGATCGACTGCGTCGTAACGGAGTACGACCTGCCCGGACACGACGGGTTGGGGTTCTTCCATGCGGTACGGGACCGACATCCCGACCTCCCCGTCGTCCTCCTCACCGGGCGGGGCGACGAGGCGGTCGCGAGCGAGGCGATCGGGGCCGGCGTGGCAGACTACCTCCGGAAGGGCGCCGTCGAGGGCCGCTTCGAGGCGCTCGTCGACAGCATCGACGGGGCCATAGCCGAGCGGCGCGAGGCGGCGGGCATGGGCGAGAGCGAACGAATGCTCTCGACGCTCGTCTCGAACCTCCCGGGAATCGCCTACCGGTGTCGGAACGCCGAGCCGTGGCCGATGGAGTACCTCGGCGGCAACGTCGAGGAGATCACCGGCTACGCGGCCAGTGACTTTCTCGAGGGCGACATCCAGTGGGCGGAGCTCATCGACCGTCCGGACAACGAAACGCTGTGGGCCGACGTCCAGGCGGCCCTCGACGCCGGCGACCCCTTCGAGGTCACGTATCGCATCGTCGATGCGTCCGGCGAGCGCCGGTGGCTCCGAGAGCAGGGACGGCGGGTCGAACGGAGCGGGTCGGACGACGACCGGGCGACGATCGAGGGGTTTATTTCCGAAGTCACCGCGGAACGACAGCGCGAACGGGCGATCGCCGAGTACGACCGGCTCGTCGACGCCGTCGGCGACCCGGTGTACACGACCGATCCCGAGGGCCGCTTCACCACAGTCAACGCCCGCATGGAGGAGCGACTCGGCTACGACGCCGACGAGCTCGTCGGCGAGCACGTCTCGACGGTACTGGAACCGGAGGATATCGACCGGGGGGCCGACGTCGTCCGGCGGCTACTCGACGACGACGAGCGCTCGAGTACCACCTACGACATCGCGATCCGGGCCGCCGACGGCGAGCGCCTCGAGCTCGAAAACCACACCGTCTTGCTCACCGTCGACGGCGAGTTCTACGGCACCGTCGGCGTGCTACGGGACACGACGAACCGTCCGACAGCGCGGCTCAGGCGCCTCCACGACGCGACACGGGAGCTGATCGCCGAAACCGACCCGACCCGGATCGCCGAGTTGACCACGCGGGCGGCCCGCGACGTTCTCGACATCCCGGCGTCGTCGGTTCGGCTCGTCGAGGGCGACACCCTCGAGTTGGTCGCCGACGTGACCGATACGGAGTTCACGGACGCCGACGGCGGGGAGCGCGTCTGCCTGTCGGGTCAGGGGAGCCGTTCGATCGACGGGACGGTCCCCGGACGCGTGTTCGACGGGAGCGAACGGTACGTGGTCTCGGGCGAGGACCCCGAGGGGTGGCTCGCCGACGCCCCCTTCGACTCGGGGGCGTGTCTGCCGCTCGGCGACCACGGCGTCTTCGCCGTCGGAGCCCGCGAATCGGACGCCTTCGAGGAGACGGACATTCAACTGGCGACCGTGCTCGCGGCGAACGCCGAGGCCGCACTCGACCGGGCGCGGAAGGGAGCCGAACTCCGCCGCGAGCGCGACGACTTCGCCGCGCTCTTCGAGAACATCCCCGACCCGACTGCGGAGGTGGTCATGCGCGACACCGAGCCGATCGTCAAACGCGTCAACCCGGCCTTCGAGACGACGTTCGGCCACCGGACGGCGGACATCGCCGGCGAGAACCTCGACGATTACGTCGTCCCCGACGGCGCCGAAGCGGACGTCGAGGCGCACAACCGGCGGCTCCAGCGCGGGCTGTCGCTGCACGACGAGGTCCGCCGGGTAACGGTCGACGGCATCCGGGATTTCATCATCCACATCGTCCCCCACGACGTCGACGAGGAGACGGCGAGGGGGTACGCGATCTACACCGACATCACCGACAGAAAGCGCCGCGAGCGCGAACTCGAGCGGCAAAACGAGCGCCTCGACGAGTTCGCGAGCGTCGTCAGCCACGACCTCCGGAACCCCCTGGGCGTCGCCCGCGGCCACCTCGAACTCGCCCGAGCCGCCGAGGGCGAAGAGCGGACGGCGCACTTCGATTCGATCGAGGACGCCCACGAGCGGATGGGTGACCTCATACAGCGGCTGTTGGCGTTCGCACGGCAGGGCGAGCCCGCGACGACCCCCGCCGAGGTGTCGCTCGACTCGGCCGCACGGGACGCCTGGGAGACGGTCGAGACGGGGTCGCTGTCGCTCGTCGTCGACGGCAACACCGAGGTGACGGCGGACCCCGACCGCCTCAGACAGCTCCTCGAGAACCTCTTCCGGAACAGCGTAGAACACGGTTCCACGGATAGGCGGGTACACGCCGGCGACGCCGCCGAACACACCGACACCGCGACCGAGATCGCGGTCGGCCCGCTCGACGAGGGCTTCTACGTCGCCGACGACGGCCCCGGGATCCCCGAGACCGAGCGCAAGGCCGTCCTCGACTCGGGGTACTCCGGCGGCGACGGGACCGGCTTCGGGCTGAGCATCGTCGAGACCATCGCGGACGCCCACGAGTGGGATCTTGACATCGTCGACAGCGAGGGCGGCGGCGCGCGCTTCGATTTCCGGGCGGGCGGTGAATCAGGTCGGCAGTGA
- a CDS encoding type II toxin-antitoxin system VapC family toxin, which translates to MIFLDSWVWLEFIFSGDKEDEAESLIEQANTAEEGGLIAPTIIAEVSYRVRVVEDRETAKEAVRAIREFEYIESMPLIDDIAEYAAELRFKYYEPGERELSYADAIHVATAVVHDDCSELYFGDPDLADLDEIETGVL; encoded by the coding sequence GTGATCTTTCTCGACTCGTGGGTATGGCTTGAGTTCATCTTCAGTGGCGACAAAGAAGACGAAGCGGAATCACTCATCGAACAAGCCAATACTGCTGAGGAAGGTGGCCTTATCGCGCCGACGATCATCGCTGAAGTCTCGTATCGAGTCCGCGTCGTCGAAGACCGCGAAACCGCCAAAGAAGCGGTTCGTGCGATTCGGGAGTTCGAATACATCGAGAGTATGCCGCTAATCGACGACATTGCGGAGTACGCCGCAGAACTTCGCTTCAAGTATTACGAACCGGGAGAACGAGAACTATCGTACGCGGATGCGATACACGTCGCGACTGCCGTCGTCCACGACGACTGTAGTGAGCTCTATTTTGGAGACCCTGACCTTGCTGACCTCGATGAGATCGAGACAGGCGTTTTGTGA
- a CDS encoding NADP-dependent malic enzyme encodes MGLDEDSLEYHRIDPPGKIEISTTKPTNTQRDLSLAYSPGVAAPCNEIAADPERAYTYTTKGNMVGVVSNGSAVLGLGDIGAQASKPVMEGKGVLFKRFADIDVFDIELDEGDPAAFAESVARMEPTFGGINLEDIAGPDCFEIESYLREEMDIPVFHDDQHGTAIISGAALLNAVDIAGKSLERLEVVFAGAGAAATATAHFYHSLGVPADNVTMCDVDGIITEDRMAEGDPHTYIEAFASSGAGGELADAMAGADVFVGLSVGGIVSEEMVRSMASDPIIFAMANPDPEIRYEAAKGAREDTVIMATGRSDYPNQVNNVLGFPFIFRGALDVRATEINEEMKVAAAEALADLAKQDVPDAVVKAYGDQPLQFGPEYIIPKPLDPRILFEVSGAVAEAAVESGVARDDLDRDAYREELEARLGKSREMMRVVLNKAKSDPKRLVLAEGDDPKMIRAAYQIVEEGIAEPVLVGDKRSIWEQSADLGLDFEPEIVDPIDDELSPYADRLYELRKRKGVTRREAEGMVYDGNYLASVMVEMGDADAMLTGLTNHYPTALRPPLSVVGTADDSEYAAGVYMLTFKNRVVFVADATVNQAPDEDVLEEVARHTADLARQFNVDPRVAMLSYSDFGTVDNEGTQKPREAARRLREDPAVEFPVDGEMQADTAVVEDMLTDDYPFSNLEGPANVLVFPNLEAGNIAYKLLQRLGGAEAIGPMLVGMDKPVHVLQRGDEVKDIVNLAGVAVVDAQSNGE; translated from the coding sequence ATGGGACTGGACGAGGACTCTCTGGAGTATCACCGGATCGACCCGCCGGGGAAAATCGAGATTTCGACGACGAAGCCGACCAACACCCAGCGGGACCTCTCGTTGGCGTACTCGCCGGGGGTGGCCGCCCCCTGCAACGAGATCGCCGCCGATCCCGAACGGGCCTACACCTACACCACCAAGGGCAATATGGTGGGTGTGGTCTCGAACGGTTCCGCCGTGCTCGGGTTGGGCGACATCGGCGCTCAGGCCTCAAAACCCGTCATGGAAGGCAAAGGCGTCCTCTTCAAGCGCTTCGCCGACATCGACGTCTTCGACATCGAGTTAGACGAGGGCGACCCGGCGGCGTTCGCCGAGTCCGTCGCCCGCATGGAGCCGACGTTCGGCGGGATCAACCTAGAGGACATCGCCGGGCCCGACTGCTTCGAAATCGAGTCGTACCTCCGCGAGGAGATGGACATCCCCGTGTTCCACGACGACCAACACGGCACTGCGATCATCTCCGGGGCGGCGCTTCTCAACGCGGTCGACATCGCAGGCAAGTCCCTCGAACGCCTCGAGGTCGTGTTCGCGGGGGCAGGCGCGGCCGCGACGGCGACGGCACACTTCTATCACTCCCTCGGCGTTCCAGCCGACAACGTCACCATGTGCGACGTCGACGGGATCATCACCGAGGATCGGATGGCCGAGGGCGATCCGCACACGTACATCGAGGCGTTCGCGAGTTCGGGTGCGGGCGGCGAGTTGGCGGACGCGATGGCCGGCGCGGACGTGTTCGTGGGGCTGTCGGTGGGGGGGATCGTCTCGGAGGAGATGGTGCGGTCGATGGCGTCGGATCCGATCATCTTCGCGATGGCGAACCCGGATCCGGAGATCCGTTACGAGGCGGCCAAGGGCGCCCGCGAGGACACGGTGATCATGGCGACGGGCCGGTCGGACTACCCGAATCAGGTCAACAACGTCCTCGGGTTCCCGTTCATCTTCCGGGGCGCCCTGGACGTCCGCGCCACCGAAATCAACGAGGAGATGAAAGTCGCCGCCGCCGAGGCGCTGGCGGACCTCGCCAAACAGGACGTCCCCGACGCCGTCGTCAAAGCCTACGGCGACCAGCCGCTGCAGTTCGGCCCCGAGTACATCATCCCCAAACCGCTCGACCCGCGCATCCTCTTCGAGGTGTCGGGCGCGGTCGCGGAGGCGGCCGTCGAAAGCGGCGTCGCACGCGACGACCTCGACCGCGACGCCTACCGGGAGGAACTGGAAGCGCGGCTGGGGAAGTCCCGCGAGATGATGCGGGTGGTGTTGAACAAGGCCAAAAGCGACCCCAAGCGGCTCGTCCTCGCCGAGGGCGACGATCCCAAGATGATCCGGGCCGCCTACCAGATCGTCGAGGAGGGGATCGCCGAGCCGGTCCTCGTCGGCGACAAGCGCTCGATCTGGGAGCAATCGGCCGATCTGGGGTTGGACTTCGAACCCGAGATTGTCGATCCCATCGATGACGAACTCTCGCCGTACGCCGACCGGCTCTACGAACTCCGAAAACGCAAGGGCGTTACCCGACGCGAGGCCGAGGGGATGGTCTACGACGGCAACTACCTGGCGAGCGTGATGGTGGAGATGGGCGACGCCGACGCCATGCTCACTGGGCTGACCAACCACTACCCGACGGCGTTGCGGCCGCCGCTGTCGGTCGTCGGCACCGCCGATGACTCCGAGTACGCGGCGGGGGTGTACATGCTGACGTTCAAAAACCGGGTGGTGTTCGTCGCCGACGCTACTGTCAACCAAGCGCCCGACGAGGACGTATTGGAGGAGGTCGCCCGCCACACTGCCGACCTCGCCCGACAGTTCAATGTCGATCCCCGCGTTGCGATGCTGTCGTACTCCGATTTCGGCACAGTCGACAACGAGGGGACGCAGAAACCCCGGGAGGCGGCCCGGCGGCTCCGCGAAGACCCCGCAGTCGAGTTCCCCGTCGACGGCGAGATGCAGGCCGACACCGCCGTCGTCGAGGACATGCTGACCGACGATTACCCGTTCTCGAATCTCGAAGGCCCCGCGAACGTGTTGGTGTTTCCGAACCTCGAGGCGGGCAACATCGCGTACAAACTGCTGCAGCGGTTGGGCGGGGCCGAAGCCATCGGGCCGATGCTGGTCGGCATGGACAAACCCGTTCACGTCCTCCAGCGCGGCGACGAGGTCAAAGACATCGTCAACCTCGCCGGCGTCGCCGTCGTCGACGCACAGTCCAACGGGGAGTAA
- a CDS encoding MFS transporter yields the protein MDRNDRSIVGFLMAGHAMVHVYELSIPIFMTVWLLEFSTTAALLGTVVSVGYGLFGVGALPGGLLVDRYGSRTLVVACLAGMGVSFLLLSAAPGVVGIAAALGLWGLSASVYHPAGLTLISNGVAERGRGFAYHGMAGNAGIAGGPLAAAMLLVALEWQTVAILLAVPALVAAIAGLRIDFDPRAAVDAGAGGSDGLAAADGDGDGNDTPNRRTPDSLTGVVAESRALFTAGFALVFVIVSLDGLYYRGVLTFLPGLLGDFLTAAVGDVRPGIFAPDSPLAEEFDLAGYLYAGLLTVGIGGQYVGGRLTERVEPDRGLILVLSALATIAVAFVPAARLGVGGLLAASVVLGFTLFSIQPLTQATIAKYSVPGSRGLSFGYTYLAIFGVGALGAAVSGTVLTYTSASVMFLVLAGFAGVAAVLALVLVVWA from the coding sequence GTGGATCGAAACGACCGATCGATCGTCGGCTTTCTCATGGCCGGTCACGCGATGGTTCACGTCTACGAGCTGTCGATCCCTATTTTCATGACGGTCTGGCTGCTCGAGTTCTCGACGACGGCGGCGCTTTTGGGGACGGTCGTCTCGGTCGGCTACGGCCTCTTCGGCGTCGGCGCGCTCCCGGGCGGGCTGCTCGTCGACCGGTACGGCTCCCGGACGCTCGTCGTCGCCTGCCTCGCCGGTATGGGAGTGTCGTTTCTCCTCTTGAGCGCCGCGCCCGGTGTCGTCGGGATCGCCGCCGCGCTCGGGCTGTGGGGCCTCAGCGCGAGCGTCTACCATCCCGCCGGCCTGACGCTCATCAGCAACGGGGTCGCCGAGCGCGGGCGAGGGTTCGCCTACCACGGGATGGCCGGCAACGCCGGTATCGCGGGGGGACCGCTCGCGGCCGCGATGCTGCTCGTGGCGCTCGAGTGGCAGACGGTGGCGATACTCCTGGCCGTGCCGGCGCTCGTGGCCGCGATCGCCGGGCTCCGGATCGACTTCGATCCTCGGGCAGCGGTCGACGCCGGGGCGGGCGGGAGCGACGGTCTCGCGGCGGCCGATGGCGACGGCGACGGCAACGACACGCCAAACCGGAGGACTCCGGACTCCCTCACCGGCGTCGTCGCCGAGAGCCGGGCGCTTTTCACCGCGGGGTTCGCACTGGTGTTCGTCATCGTCTCGTTGGACGGGCTCTACTACCGCGGCGTATTGACGTTCCTGCCCGGCCTGCTCGGGGACTTCCTGACCGCGGCAGTCGGAGACGTCCGGCCGGGGATCTTCGCCCCCGACAGCCCACTGGCCGAGGAGTTCGACCTCGCGGGCTATCTGTACGCCGGGTTGCTCACCGTCGGGATCGGCGGGCAGTACGTCGGCGGGCGACTCACCGAGCGGGTCGAGCCCGATCGGGGGCTGATTCTCGTCCTGTCGGCGCTCGCGACCATCGCCGTCGCCTTCGTCCCCGCGGCCCGACTCGGGGTGGGCGGCCTGCTCGCGGCGAGCGTCGTGCTCGGGTTCACGCTCTTTTCGATCCAGCCGCTCACGCAGGCGACGATCGCGAAGTACTCGGTGCCCGGCTCCCGGGGGCTGTCGTTCGGCTACACCTACCTCGCCATCTTCGGCGTCGGTGCGCTCGGGGCCGCCGTATCGGGCACTGTTCTCACGTACACCTCGGCGTCGGTCATGTTCCTCGTCCTCGCCGGCTTCGCCGGGGTCGCCGCGGTGTTGGCCCTTGTGTTGGTCGTGTGGGCGTGA
- a CDS encoding bacterio-opsin activator domain-containing protein, protein MTDGGNGDVSSGDGYERFANGPVVVFTWRNESGWPVEYVSPNVERLFGYSPAELHDGNPAYAELIHDDDRDRVSREVEANSDATTERFGHEPYRIVTKSGTVRWVLDYTHIVREDGEIVRYTGYIVDVTERTERLEYVTDLNATIRSLHRALIDADSEESIRLDVCQSLADLDGIASAWIGTVDPTSSSLVPATSAGIEAEFLEARPWSLDTDSPSPAVRVAADRSSDGEYGRPEEAPEGPWRGAMLTAGYRSAFSAPIRHGGIRHGVLAVYSADPNGFDERIREILTEFGESVGYAITAVERRDALHAEGGRELVVGVEAERDDPLRALAAAVSATVDLKSVTRRENDGALLYGLIPGVDPERVLETAATIPGIRSIECLSETGIPLYEILSGEGGVASTVTGLEASLQSLCVSGDECELVVSIQRDRDRRRLLEHARGLFGDAELRAERDMIPAEATPWAALLTDVLTDRQRSVLRAAYHAGYFDGNRKRTGAEIADSLGIAQPTFSTHVRAAVRNLLSAIWDESGEE, encoded by the coding sequence ATGACCGACGGGGGAAACGGGGACGTGTCGTCCGGCGACGGCTACGAACGCTTCGCGAACGGACCGGTCGTCGTCTTCACGTGGCGGAACGAGTCGGGATGGCCGGTCGAGTACGTCTCGCCGAACGTCGAACGACTCTTCGGGTACTCACCGGCCGAACTGCACGACGGAAACCCGGCGTACGCCGAATTGATTCACGACGACGACCGCGATCGAGTCAGCAGGGAGGTCGAAGCCAACAGCGACGCGACGACAGAGCGGTTCGGTCACGAGCCCTACCGTATCGTCACGAAATCGGGGACCGTCCGCTGGGTGCTCGACTACACCCACATCGTCCGCGAGGACGGCGAGATCGTCCGTTACACCGGCTACATCGTCGACGTCACGGAGCGCACGGAGCGACTCGAGTACGTTACCGATCTGAACGCGACGATCCGGTCGTTGCATCGAGCGTTAATCGACGCGGACTCCGAGGAGTCGATCCGTCTGGACGTCTGCCAGTCGCTCGCCGATCTCGACGGGATCGCCAGCGCCTGGATCGGGACCGTCGATCCGACGTCCTCGTCGCTCGTGCCGGCCACAAGCGCCGGTATCGAGGCGGAGTTCCTCGAGGCGCGTCCGTGGTCGCTCGATACCGATTCACCGTCCCCGGCCGTCCGGGTCGCCGCCGATCGCTCCTCGGACGGCGAGTACGGCCGCCCCGAGGAAGCACCCGAGGGTCCCTGGCGGGGGGCGATGCTGACCGCCGGTTACCGGTCGGCGTTCTCCGCTCCGATCCGCCACGGGGGGATCCGACACGGCGTGTTGGCCGTCTACAGCGCCGACCCGAACGGCTTCGACGAACGTATCCGGGAAATCCTGACCGAATTCGGGGAGTCGGTCGGGTACGCGATTACCGCCGTCGAGCGCCGCGACGCTCTCCACGCCGAGGGGGGCCGCGAACTCGTTGTCGGCGTAGAGGCCGAGCGTGACGACCCGCTGCGGGCGCTCGCCGCGGCGGTTTCGGCGACCGTCGATCTGAAGAGCGTGACCCGACGCGAGAACGACGGCGCGCTCCTGTACGGTCTGATCCCCGGTGTCGACCCCGAGCGCGTCCTCGAGACAGCGGCTACGATCCCCGGGATCCGGTCGATCGAGTGTCTCTCGGAGACCGGGATACCGCTGTACGAGATTCTCTCCGGGGAGGGAGGCGTCGCCTCGACGGTGACCGGTCTCGAGGCGAGCCTCCAGTCGCTTTGCGTCTCCGGTGACGAGTGTGAACTCGTCGTCTCGATCCAGCGCGACCGCGATCGACGCCGCCTTCTCGAACACGCTCGAGGGCTCTTCGGCGACGCCGAGTTGCGGGCCGAGCGCGACATGATACCGGCGGAGGCGACCCCGTGGGCGGCGCTTCTGACCGACGTGCTCACGGACCGACAGCGAAGCGTGCTCCGGGCGGCCTACCACGCCGGATACTTCGACGGGAACCGCAAGCGGACCGGCGCGGAGATCGCCGACTCGCTCGGGATCGCCCAGCCCACGTTCTCGACGCACGTCCGCGCCGCGGTCCGGAACCTGCTGTCGGCGATCTGGGACGAGTCCGGGGAGGAGTGA
- a CDS encoding AbrB/MazE/SpoVT family DNA-binding domain-containing protein — MSVSDDATITSKGQVTIPKRIRDELGLTAGTEIEFIIEEDGTIRVQPKEPALQRLRTVKERLAEHEVDIEKMQRESKTAWSPHIDGNDT; from the coding sequence ATGTCTGTCTCAGACGACGCAACGATCACGAGCAAAGGGCAAGTCACGATTCCAAAACGAATTCGAGACGAGCTCGGGCTTACCGCGGGCACGGAAATCGAGTTCATCATCGAAGAGGACGGAACGATTCGTGTACAACCGAAGGAACCAGCACTACAGCGACTTCGTACTGTCAAAGAGCGCCTCGCCGAACACGAGGTAGACATCGAGAAGATGCAGCGAGAGTCGAAAACGGCGTGGAGTCCACATATCGATGGGAACGACACGTGA
- a CDS encoding tRNA (guanine(26)-N(2))-dimethyltransferase, with protein sequence MEVTEGAVTIEVPEERHGASEGSGSGVFYNPVQELNRDVTAAVLRVVDDECDSYLDAMTASGVRAVRAAEAGYAATGCDIDEAAVDLARSNLERNGLSGTIHHRNVNAHMHEHGHDVVDLDPFGTPIPFADAAFRSAREYVCVTATDTAPLCGAHFESGVRSYGAVPRNTEFHPEMGLRVLLSALVRTAARYDLAATPVLSHVSSHYVRTYLRLDGGARAADELFGELGYVDHCQRCLWRAHERTLVADPTAACPECGQSTWTAGPIWLGPAHDVAFVERVGEAVPESFGTASAARDLLGTVAGELHRPTHYDQHRLYKRWGEPNTAMDEFLGALREAGHEASRTHYGGTTFKTDAGVAEIREAVL encoded by the coding sequence ATGGAGGTCACGGAGGGAGCCGTCACGATCGAGGTCCCCGAGGAGCGCCACGGCGCGAGCGAAGGGTCGGGCAGCGGCGTCTTTTATAATCCCGTCCAGGAGCTGAACCGCGACGTCACGGCGGCCGTCCTCCGGGTCGTCGACGACGAGTGCGATTCTTACCTCGACGCGATGACCGCCAGCGGCGTCCGGGCGGTGCGGGCCGCCGAGGCGGGCTACGCGGCGACCGGCTGTGACATCGACGAGGCGGCTGTCGATCTCGCCCGGTCGAACCTCGAGCGGAACGGCCTCTCGGGGACGATCCACCACCGCAACGTCAACGCCCACATGCACGAGCACGGCCACGACGTCGTGGACCTCGACCCCTTCGGGACGCCGATCCCCTTCGCCGACGCGGCGTTCCGCAGCGCCCGCGAGTACGTCTGCGTGACCGCGACCGACACCGCGCCCCTGTGTGGCGCCCACTTCGAGAGCGGGGTCAGAAGCTACGGCGCGGTCCCGCGGAACACGGAGTTCCACCCCGAGATGGGGCTTCGAGTGTTGCTGTCGGCGCTCGTCCGGACGGCCGCCCGCTACGACCTCGCCGCGACGCCCGTGTTGAGCCACGTCTCGAGCCACTACGTCCGGACGTATCTCCGTCTCGACGGCGGCGCGCGCGCCGCCGACGAGTTGTTCGGGGAACTCGGCTACGTCGACCACTGCCAGCGGTGTCTGTGGCGCGCCCACGAGCGGACCCTCGTCGCCGACCCGACCGCGGCCTGCCCCGAGTGCGGGCAGTCGACGTGGACGGCCGGGCCGATCTGGCTCGGCCCCGCCCACGACGTCGCCTTCGTCGAGCGCGTCGGCGAGGCGGTGCCCGAGTCGTTCGGGACGGCCTCGGCGGCCCGCGACCTGCTCGGGACGGTCGCCGGGGAGCTCCACCGTCCGACCCACTACGACCAACACCGCCTCTACAAGCGGTGGGGCGAGCCGAACACCGCGATGGACGAGTTTCTGGGGGCGCTCAGGGAGGCGGGACACGAGGCCTCCCGGACGCACTACGGCGGGACGACGTTCAAAACGGACGCCGGAGTCGCGGAGATCCGCGAAGCGGTGTTGTGA